The proteins below come from a single Geobacillus thermoleovorans genomic window:
- a CDS encoding glycogen/starch/alpha-glucan phosphorylase, with translation MFADKETFQRAFVTRVEALCGKPFAESTARDHYHVLGHMVREHISRHWIATNERCRAERRKQVYYLSIEFLLGRLLGSNLLNLGVRPMVEEGLRELGIRLEDVEESEADAGLGNGGLGRLAACFLDSLATLNLPGHGHGIRYKHGLFDQKIVDGYQVELPEQWLRNGNVWEIRKEELAVEVRFWGRVEVSEQNGRLVFRHVDSENVMAVPYDMPVIGFGTNTVNTLRLWSAEPAKTFPLHKDVMKYKRETEAISEFLYPDDTHDEGKLLRLKQQYFLAAASLGSITRAHRRQHGSLRRLHEYVAIHINDTHPALAIPELMRILLDEEGMSWEEAWHITTHTIAYTNHTTLAEALEKWPIRLFQPLLPRIYMIVEEINERFCRELWERYPGDWRRIEQMAIVAHGMVKMAHLAVVASHSVNGVAKLHTDILKQREMRLFYEWAPHKFNNKTNGVTHRRWLLKANPELSALITETIGPRWIREPEALIELKSYASDPAFQQALAAVKQQRKARLAARIYEKTGIRVDESSIFDVQVKRLHAYKRQLLNVLHIMHLYNRLKEDPYVSIHPRTFIFGAKASPGYYYAKRIIKLIHSVADQVNNDKRTNEQLKVIFLENYRVSLAEEIIPAADVSEQISTASKEASGTGNMKFMMNGAVTLGTLDGANVEIAEAVGEDNMFLFGLTADEVLRYYEHGGYRAHEYYHHDKRIKQVVDQLINGFFPDVGDYFEPIYDSLLAQNDEYFVLRDFAAYAEAHERVEAAYRDPARWWRMSAVNIAHSGRFASDRTVAEYAAEIWGLLPSGERFST, from the coding sequence TTGTTCGCGGATAAAGAAACGTTTCAACGGGCGTTTGTGACGCGGGTCGAGGCGTTGTGCGGCAAACCGTTTGCGGAGTCGACGGCGCGCGATCATTATCATGTCCTTGGCCATATGGTGCGCGAACATATCAGCCGCCATTGGATCGCGACGAACGAGCGCTGCCGGGCGGAGCGGCGGAAGCAGGTGTACTATTTGTCGATCGAGTTTTTGCTCGGCCGTTTGCTCGGAAGCAACTTGTTAAACCTCGGTGTCCGCCCGATGGTCGAAGAGGGGCTTCGCGAGCTCGGCATCCGCCTCGAAGACGTCGAGGAGAGCGAGGCGGACGCTGGGCTTGGCAATGGCGGGCTCGGGCGGCTCGCCGCCTGTTTTCTTGACTCGCTCGCCACATTGAATTTGCCGGGCCACGGCCACGGCATTCGCTATAAACACGGGCTGTTTGATCAAAAAATCGTTGACGGCTATCAAGTCGAGCTGCCGGAGCAATGGCTGCGAAACGGGAACGTTTGGGAAATCCGGAAAGAAGAGCTGGCGGTCGAAGTTCGCTTCTGGGGAAGGGTCGAGGTGTCGGAACAAAACGGCCGCCTTGTGTTCCGCCATGTCGACAGCGAAAACGTGATGGCTGTGCCGTACGATATGCCGGTCATCGGCTTCGGGACGAACACGGTCAACACGCTCAGGCTTTGGAGCGCCGAGCCGGCGAAAACGTTCCCGCTTCATAAAGATGTGATGAAGTACAAACGGGAGACGGAAGCCATTTCGGAGTTTTTGTACCCGGACGATACGCACGATGAAGGCAAACTGCTGCGGTTAAAGCAGCAGTATTTTCTCGCCGCCGCCAGCCTCGGCAGCATCACTCGCGCCCATCGCCGCCAGCACGGGAGCTTGCGCCGCCTCCATGAATATGTCGCCATTCATATCAACGACACGCACCCCGCGCTTGCGATTCCGGAGTTGATGCGCATTTTGCTCGATGAGGAAGGGATGAGCTGGGAAGAGGCTTGGCACATTACGACCCATACGATCGCGTACACGAATCATACGACGCTGGCGGAAGCGCTGGAGAAATGGCCGATTCGTCTGTTTCAGCCGCTGTTGCCGCGCATTTATATGATCGTCGAGGAAATCAACGAACGGTTTTGCCGCGAGCTGTGGGAACGTTATCCCGGCGATTGGAGGCGGATTGAACAAATGGCCATCGTCGCCCACGGGATGGTGAAAATGGCGCACTTGGCCGTTGTTGCGAGCCATAGCGTCAACGGTGTGGCGAAACTGCATACGGACATATTGAAACAGCGGGAAATGCGCTTGTTTTACGAATGGGCGCCGCACAAGTTCAACAACAAAACGAACGGGGTGACGCATCGTCGCTGGCTGTTAAAGGCGAACCCGGAGCTGTCGGCGTTGATTACTGAAACGATTGGTCCGCGCTGGATCCGCGAGCCGGAAGCATTGATTGAGCTGAAGTCTTATGCTTCCGATCCGGCGTTTCAGCAGGCGTTGGCTGCGGTCAAACAGCAGCGGAAGGCGAGGCTCGCCGCCCGCATTTACGAAAAAACCGGGATTCGCGTGGACGAATCGTCCATTTTTGACGTGCAAGTGAAGCGGCTGCACGCTTATAAACGGCAGTTGTTAAACGTTTTGCACATTATGCATTTATACAATCGGCTGAAAGAAGACCCGTATGTTTCGATCCACCCGCGCACGTTCATTTTCGGAGCGAAAGCGTCGCCAGGCTATTACTACGCCAAGCGGATCATCAAGCTCATCCATTCGGTGGCGGATCAGGTGAACAACGATAAACGGACGAACGAGCAACTGAAGGTCATTTTTTTGGAAAATTACCGCGTATCGCTCGCGGAAGAAATCATTCCGGCCGCCGATGTGAGCGAGCAAATCTCAACAGCCAGCAAAGAAGCGTCCGGGACGGGCAACATGAAGTTTATGATGAACGGCGCCGTTACGCTTGGCACGCTGGATGGAGCGAACGTCGAAATCGCGGAAGCCGTCGGGGAGGACAACATGTTTTTGTTCGGACTGACGGCCGATGAAGTGCTCCGCTACTACGAACACGGAGGCTATCGGGCGCATGAGTATTACCATCATGACAAACGGATCAAGCAAGTTGTCGACCAGCTCATCAACGGCTTTTTCCCTGATGTCGGCGACTACTTTGAGCCGATTTACGACTCGCTGCTGGCGCAAAACGACGAATATTTTGTGCTGCGCGACTTTGCCGCCTACGCCGAGGCGCACGAGCGGGTTGAGGCCGCTTACCGCGATCCGGCGCGCTGGTGGCGGATGAGCGCCGTCAACATCGCCCATTCCGGCCGTTTCGCCAGCGATCGGACCGTAGCGGAATACGCCGCCGAAATTTGGGGTCTTTTGCCGTCGGGGGAACGTTTCTCAACTTAG
- the glgA gene encoding glycogen synthase GlgA, producing the protein MNVLFAVSECAPFVKSGGLADVAGALPKELRRLGVDVRVMMPKYETIALKWKERMGKVAELVVPVGWRRQYCGVEKLEHDGVVYYLIDNEYYFKRPQLYGHGDDGERFAYFCRAVLDALPAISFQPDIIHCHDWHTGMIPFFLREQYRHDPFYADIRTIFTIHNLQFQGLFPRGILEDLLNLDGRYFTVDHLEFYGSVSFMKGALVASDLITTVSPTYKEEIQTAYYGERLDGLLRARRDDLLGILNGIDDEFYNPETDPFLAATYSVHTRERKKLNKRALQRRFGLPERDDAPVVAMVTRMTAQKGLDLVTCVFHDLMQEEMQLVVLGTGDWRFEQFFSQMAAAYPDKVGVYIGFHEPLAHQIYAGADLFLMPSLFEPCGLSQMIALRYGTIPIVRETGGLNDTVQSYNEFTGEGNGFSFTNFNAHDMLYTIRRALSFYRQPSVWERLMERAMRGDYSWRRSAREYRKAYEQLNKKGEDALVRG; encoded by the coding sequence ATGAACGTGCTGTTTGCCGTATCAGAATGCGCCCCGTTTGTCAAATCGGGAGGATTGGCTGACGTCGCCGGCGCGCTGCCGAAAGAGCTGCGCCGGCTCGGCGTGGACGTCCGTGTTATGATGCCAAAGTATGAAACGATTGCTCTAAAGTGGAAAGAACGAATGGGCAAAGTGGCGGAGCTCGTCGTGCCGGTCGGGTGGCGCCGCCAGTATTGCGGCGTTGAGAAGCTCGAGCATGACGGGGTCGTCTATTACTTGATCGACAACGAATACTATTTCAAACGGCCGCAGCTGTACGGCCATGGTGACGACGGCGAGCGGTTCGCCTATTTTTGCCGGGCGGTGCTGGACGCGCTTCCGGCGATTTCGTTTCAGCCCGACATCATTCATTGCCATGACTGGCACACCGGCATGATTCCGTTTTTCTTGCGCGAGCAATACCGTCATGATCCGTTTTATGCGGATATCCGCACTATCTTTACGATTCACAACTTGCAGTTTCAAGGGCTGTTTCCGCGCGGGATTTTAGAGGATTTGTTGAATTTGGACGGACGGTATTTCACCGTCGACCATCTCGAGTTTTACGGAAGCGTCAGCTTTATGAAAGGGGCTCTTGTCGCCTCCGATTTGATTACGACGGTCAGCCCGACGTACAAAGAAGAGATTCAGACCGCCTATTACGGCGAGCGGCTTGACGGGCTGTTGCGGGCGCGGCGGGATGATTTGCTTGGCATTTTAAACGGCATTGACGACGAGTTTTACAACCCGGAAACCGATCCGTTTTTAGCGGCGACCTATAGCGTACATACGCGGGAAAGAAAAAAACTCAACAAGCGCGCTTTGCAGCGGCGGTTTGGTCTGCCAGAGCGGGATGATGCACCCGTTGTCGCAATGGTGACGCGAATGACGGCGCAAAAAGGGCTCGATTTAGTCACGTGCGTCTTTCATGATTTGATGCAGGAAGAGATGCAGCTTGTTGTGCTTGGAACGGGGGATTGGCGGTTTGAACAGTTTTTCTCGCAAATGGCGGCGGCCTATCCGGACAAAGTCGGGGTGTACATCGGCTTTCACGAACCGCTCGCCCATCAAATTTATGCGGGCGCGGACTTGTTTTTAATGCCGTCGTTGTTTGAACCGTGCGGGCTGAGCCAAATGATCGCGCTTCGGTATGGGACGATTCCGATCGTTCGGGAAACGGGCGGGCTGAACGATACGGTGCAATCGTACAATGAATTCACAGGAGAAGGGAACGGGTTCAGCTTTACGAACTTTAACGCCCACGACATGTTGTACACGATCCGCCGGGCGCTGTCGTTTTACCGCCAGCCGTCTGTCTGGGAGCGGCTCATGGAGCGGGCGATGCGCGGCGATTACAGCTGGCGCCGGTCGGCGAGGGAGTATCGAAAAGCGTACGAACAGCTGAACAAAAAGGGGGAAGACGCGCTTGTTCGCGGATAA
- a CDS encoding GlgC family sugar phosphate nucleotidyltransferase — protein MNNNMMLGVIDATTYMEAMAPLVEQRSIAAVPFAGRYRLIDFVLSSMVNSGIESVAIFPKYQYRSLMDHLGSGKNWDLNRKRDGLFFFPSPDLLFSGERRVGAFAHFEQHIDYFLRSRQKYAVIVNSYTVCNIDFDAVLERHIERGCDVTRICHRGEPLEMYVLETSLLLDFIANYKNRGYRSIVDVVCDNCHSLSICDYEYSGYAAVIDSLARYFRASMELLDRSVWEQLFLPSRPIYTKVKDEPPTKYRREGNVKRSMIANGCVIEGTVENSVLFRSVKIGKGAVVKNSIIMQKCQIGDGCVLDGVIVDKDAKIEPGVVLQGTAERPFVVRKGTVQGEVVNR, from the coding sequence ATGAACAACAACATGATGTTGGGCGTCATCGACGCGACCACGTATATGGAGGCAATGGCGCCGCTTGTCGAGCAACGCTCAATCGCAGCGGTGCCGTTTGCCGGGCGGTATCGGCTCATTGATTTCGTGCTTTCAAGCATGGTCAACTCCGGCATTGAAAGCGTCGCGATTTTTCCGAAATACCAATATCGGTCGCTGATGGACCATTTAGGATCAGGGAAGAATTGGGATTTAAACCGAAAGCGGGACGGATTGTTTTTCTTCCCATCGCCGGACTTGTTGTTTTCCGGTGAGCGCCGGGTCGGGGCGTTTGCCCATTTTGAGCAGCATATCGACTATTTTTTGCGGAGTCGGCAAAAGTATGCGGTCATCGTCAATAGCTACACGGTGTGCAACATCGACTTTGACGCCGTCCTCGAGCGCCATATCGAACGCGGCTGCGATGTGACGCGAATTTGCCATCGCGGCGAGCCGCTGGAGATGTACGTGTTGGAGACGTCTCTTCTGCTTGATTTCATTGCCAATTATAAAAACCGCGGCTATCGAAGCATCGTCGATGTCGTCTGCGATAACTGTCATTCGCTGTCCATTTGCGACTATGAATACAGCGGGTATGCGGCCGTCATCGATTCGCTCGCCCGCTATTTCCGCGCGAGCATGGAGCTTCTTGACCGCAGTGTTTGGGAGCAGCTTTTTCTTCCATCGCGGCCGATTTATACGAAAGTGAAAGACGAGCCGCCGACGAAATACCGGCGGGAAGGGAATGTGAAGCGCTCGATGATCGCCAACGGCTGCGTCATTGAAGGAACGGTGGAAAACAGCGTCTTGTTTCGTTCCGTGAAAATCGGCAAAGGAGCCGTTGTGAAGAACAGCATCATTATGCAAAAATGCCAAATCGGCGATGGTTGTGTGCTTGATGGCGTCATCGTCGACAAAGACGCGAAAATCGAACCGGGGGTCGTTTTGCAAGGGACAGCGGAGCGGCCGTTTGTCGTTCGCAAAGGAACGGTGCAAGGGGAGGTCGTGAATCGATGA
- a CDS encoding glucose-1-phosphate adenylyltransferase has protein sequence MKKKCIAMLLAGGQGSRLRSLTKNIAKPAVPFGGKYRIIDFTLSNCTNSGIDTVGVLTQYQPLLLHSYIGIGSAWDLDRRNGGVTVLPPYSASSGVKWYEGTANAIYQNMNYIEQYDPDYVLVLSGDHIYKMDYQQMLDYHIAKQADATISVIEVPWEEASRFGIMNTNENMEIVEFAEKPANPKSNLASMGIYIFNWPLLREYLQIDNADPHSSHDFGKDVIPRLLRENKRLVAYPFKGYWKDVGTVKSLWEANMDLLDEHNELDLFDRSWRIYSVNPNQPPQYIAPEAEVSDSLINEGCVVEGTVERSVLFQGVCIGKGAVVKESVIMPGATVGEGAYVERAIVTPEIVIPPHSTVSPGDADDDVVLVTTEWIKQRNKDTARKDGAQ, from the coding sequence ATGAAGAAGAAGTGCATCGCCATGTTATTGGCCGGCGGGCAAGGAAGCCGGCTTCGCTCGCTGACGAAAAACATCGCGAAACCAGCCGTGCCGTTTGGGGGGAAGTACCGGATCATTGATTTTACGTTGAGCAATTGCACGAACTCGGGCATTGACACAGTCGGGGTGTTGACCCAATATCAGCCGCTTCTTTTGCACTCGTACATCGGCATCGGAAGCGCATGGGATTTAGATCGAAGAAACGGGGGCGTCACCGTCCTTCCCCCTTACTCCGCCTCTTCCGGCGTCAAATGGTACGAAGGCACAGCGAACGCCATTTATCAAAATATGAATTATATTGAACAATACGACCCGGATTACGTTCTCGTGCTGTCTGGCGATCATATTTACAAGATGGATTACCAGCAGATGCTCGACTACCATATCGCCAAACAGGCGGATGCAACGATTTCCGTTATTGAAGTGCCGTGGGAAGAGGCGAGCCGATTCGGCATTATGAACACGAATGAAAACATGGAAATTGTCGAATTTGCCGAAAAGCCGGCCAATCCGAAAAGCAATTTGGCATCGATGGGCATTTACATTTTCAATTGGCCGTTATTGAGGGAGTATTTGCAAATCGACAACGCCGATCCGCATTCGTCGCACGACTTCGGCAAAGATGTGATTCCGCGGCTGCTTCGGGAGAACAAGCGGCTCGTGGCCTATCCGTTCAAAGGCTATTGGAAAGATGTCGGCACCGTCAAAAGCTTGTGGGAAGCCAACATGGATTTGCTCGATGAACACAATGAACTTGACTTGTTTGATCGCTCGTGGCGCATTTATTCGGTCAACCCGAACCAGCCGCCGCAATACATCGCTCCCGAGGCGGAAGTGAGCGATTCTCTCATCAATGAGGGATGCGTCGTGGAAGGAACGGTGGAGCGCTCGGTGCTGTTTCAAGGCGTCTGCATCGGCAAGGGAGCGGTTGTGAAAGAATCCGTCATTATGCCAGGGGCAACAGTTGGTGAAGGAGCGTATGTCGAGCGAGCGATCGTCACTCCGGAGATCGTCATCCCGCCGCATTCGACTGTGAGCCCGGGCGATGCTGATGATGACGTCGTGCTCGTAACGACCGAGTGGATCAAGCAACGGAATAAGGACACCGCAAGGAAGGATGGAGCACAATGA
- the glgB gene encoding 1,4-alpha-glucan branching enzyme, whose translation MRSSLIAANPTDLEVYLFHEGRLYQSYELFGAHVIRGGGAVGTRFCVWAPHAREVRLVGSFNDWNGANSSLTKVNDEGVWTIVVPENLEGHLYKYEIITPDGRVLLKADPYAFYSELRPHTASIVYDLKGYEWNDSPWQRKKRRKRIYDQPMVIYELHFGSWKKKPDGRFYTYREMADELIPYVLERGFTHIELLPLVEHPLDRSWGYQGTGYYSVTSRYGTPHDFMYFVDRCHQAGLGVIIDWVPGHFCKDAHGLYMFDGAPTYEYANEKDRENYVWGTANFDLGKPEVRSFLISNALFWLEYYHVDGFRVDAVANMLYWPNNDRLYENPYAVEFLRQLNEAVFAYDPNVLMIAEDSTDWPRVTAPTYDGGLGFNYKWNMGWMNDMLKYMETPPHERKYAHNQVSFSLLYAYSENFILPFSHDEVVHGKKSLLNKMPGSYEEKFAQLRLLYGYMMAHPGKKLLFMGNEFAQFDEWKFEGELDWMLFDFELHRKMDEYVKQLIACYKRYKPFYELDHDPRGFEWIDVHNAEQSIFSFIRRGKKEGDVLVIVCNFTNQAYDDYKVGVPLLAPYREVLNSDAAEFGGSGHVNGKRLPAFSEPFHGKPYHVRMTIPPFGISILRPVQKRGERKQNEEEVHRHVIGRRARKPASLADEKHRETSRAVWGEVPDH comes from the coding sequence ATGCGATCCAGCTTGATTGCGGCGAATCCGACAGATTTAGAAGTGTATTTGTTTCATGAAGGCCGTTTGTATCAAAGTTATGAGCTGTTCGGCGCTCATGTCATCCGCGGCGGCGGAGCGGTCGGCACTCGCTTTTGCGTGTGGGCGCCCCATGCGCGGGAAGTCCGTCTTGTCGGCAGTTTCAACGATTGGAATGGGGCGAATTCCTCCCTGACGAAGGTGAACGACGAAGGGGTATGGACGATCGTTGTTCCAGAAAACTTGGAAGGGCATCTCTATAAATATGAGATCATCACACCGGATGGCCGTGTTCTGTTGAAAGCCGACCCGTACGCCTTTTACTCCGAATTGCGCCCTCATACCGCCTCGATTGTCTACGATTTGAAAGGATACGAGTGGAATGATTCACCTTGGCAGCGGAAGAAACGGCGAAAGCGGATTTATGACCAACCGATGGTCATTTATGAACTTCATTTCGGTTCGTGGAAAAAGAAACCGGACGGCCGCTTTTATACGTACCGTGAGATGGCCGACGAACTCATTCCGTACGTGCTGGAGCGCGGATTTACGCACATTGAGCTGCTTCCGCTTGTCGAGCATCCGCTCGATCGTTCGTGGGGATATCAAGGGACCGGCTATTATTCGGTGACAAGCCGCTATGGCACGCCGCACGATTTCATGTATTTCGTCGATCGCTGCCATCAAGCGGGGCTTGGCGTCATCATCGACTGGGTGCCGGGGCATTTTTGCAAGGACGCCCACGGGCTGTACATGTTTGACGGCGCGCCGACGTATGAATACGCGAATGAAAAAGACCGAGAAAATTACGTCTGGGGGACGGCGAATTTTGACTTGGGCAAGCCGGAAGTGCGCAGTTTTCTGATCTCCAATGCGTTGTTTTGGCTGGAGTATTACCATGTGGACGGGTTTCGCGTCGATGCGGTCGCCAATATGCTTTATTGGCCGAACAACGACCGGCTCTATGAAAATCCGTATGCGGTCGAGTTTTTGCGCCAGTTGAATGAGGCGGTGTTTGCCTATGACCCGAACGTCTTGATGATCGCTGAAGATTCGACCGACTGGCCTCGGGTGACCGCGCCGACGTACGATGGCGGCCTTGGGTTTAACTACAAGTGGAACATGGGCTGGATGAACGACATGCTGAAGTATATGGAAACGCCGCCGCATGAGCGGAAATACGCCCATAACCAAGTCAGTTTTTCCCTCCTTTATGCGTATTCGGAAAATTTCATTTTGCCATTTTCCCATGATGAAGTTGTGCATGGCAAAAAATCGCTGCTCAATAAAATGCCTGGGTCGTACGAAGAGAAGTTCGCCCAGCTGCGCCTATTGTATGGGTACATGATGGCCCACCCTGGGAAAAAGTTGTTGTTTATGGGCAATGAATTTGCCCAGTTTGACGAATGGAAGTTTGAGGGCGAGCTCGACTGGATGCTGTTTGATTTTGAGCTGCACCGGAAGATGGATGAGTATGTCAAGCAATTGATCGCCTGCTATAAACGGTATAAGCCGTTTTACGAGCTTGATCATGATCCGAGAGGGTTTGAATGGATTGACGTTCATAATGCCGAGCAAAGCATTTTTTCATTCATCCGCCGGGGGAAAAAAGAAGGTGATGTGCTGGTCATTGTTTGTAATTTCACAAATCAGGCGTATGACGATTACAAAGTCGGCGTGCCGCTTTTGGCGCCGTACCGCGAAGTGCTTAACAGCGATGCAGCGGAGTTTGGCGGTTCGGGACATGTCAACGGGAAGCGGCTTCCCGCTTTCAGTGAGCCGTTTCATGGAAAACCGTACCATGTGCGCATGACGATTCCGCCGTTTGGCATTTCCATTTTGCGGCCAGTGCAAAAACGAGGGGAGAGAAAGCAGAATGAAGAAGAAGTGCATCGCCATGTTATTGGCCGGCGGGCAAGGAAGCCGGCTTCGCTCGCTGACGAAAAACATCGCGAAACCAGCCGTGCCGTTTGGGGGGAAGTACCGGATCATTGA
- a CDS encoding cation diffusion facilitator family transporter yields MAPTLYDFHHLPHVKTQNESKKALWVTLLLTMFFTAVEIIGGLISNSLALLSDSAHMASDVLALGLSMVALYMATRPPNRRFTFGFLRFEIITSFLNGLTLAVIALWILWEGIQRFLHPEPINFRLMLGIAAISLVVNLTLTIVLSRSTKEEDNLNVQSALWHFIGDLISSIGVIVSALLIYFTGWTVFDPIISLVIAAIIFTGGAKIMRESYLILMEAVPDGFDLEQIRADIRKIEGVEDVHDMHLWAISTDHYSLSAHVFVNERIQPLCVILAVNEMLKEKYGIEHATIQVEHAMLHDHGRYGRAFLEKKAFHE; encoded by the coding sequence ATGGCTCCAACACTGTACGATTTTCACCATCTCCCGCACGTCAAAACGCAAAATGAATCGAAAAAAGCGCTCTGGGTGACGCTTTTGTTGACCATGTTTTTCACCGCCGTCGAAATCATTGGCGGACTGATTTCCAACTCACTCGCCCTCTTGTCCGATTCGGCCCATATGGCATCCGATGTATTGGCGCTTGGCTTAAGCATGGTCGCCCTCTACATGGCGACGCGCCCGCCGAACCGTCGGTTTACGTTCGGCTTTTTGCGGTTTGAAATCATCACATCGTTTTTGAATGGGCTGACGTTGGCCGTCATTGCGCTGTGGATTTTATGGGAAGGCATTCAGCGTTTTCTCCATCCTGAACCGATCAACTTTCGCCTCATGCTCGGGATCGCAGCGATCAGCCTCGTCGTCAACTTGACGTTGACCATCGTCTTAAGCCGGAGCACGAAAGAGGAAGACAACTTGAACGTTCAGAGCGCCCTTTGGCATTTCATCGGCGACTTGATTAGCTCGATCGGCGTCATCGTTTCCGCGCTGCTCATTTACTTCACCGGCTGGACGGTGTTCGACCCGATCATCAGCTTAGTGATCGCCGCCATCATTTTCACAGGCGGGGCGAAAATTATGCGCGAATCGTATCTCATCTTAATGGAAGCCGTGCCAGATGGGTTCGACCTCGAACAAATCCGCGCCGATATTCGAAAGATCGAAGGGGTCGAAGACGTGCACGACATGCACTTATGGGCCATCTCGACCGACCATTACTCGCTGTCGGCTCATGTGTTTGTCAACGAACGCATCCAGCCGCTATGCGTCATCTTGGCGGTGAATGAAATGTTGAAGGAAAAATACGGAATCGAGCACGCCACCATCCAGGTGGAGCACGCCATGCTCCATGACCATGGCCGCTATGGCCGGGCGTTTTTGGAGAAAAAAGCTTTCCATGAATAG
- a CDS encoding LysE family translocator, producing the protein MGIGTIFSFFGVAVLLTLAPGPDILFVIAQSLSQGKQAGIATALGLCTGLLVHISAATLGVSAVIYQSALAFAIVKYAGAAYLLYLAWQAFREKDSSLAFGRQKPMAYASLYKKGIVMNVLNPKVSLFFLALLPQFVDPSEGRVPQQMLLLGAVFLAQALAVFTLVSIGAEKLRHLLLSNKRIAKRINRLKGALFALIGIQIAFSERS; encoded by the coding sequence ATGGGAATCGGAACGATCTTCTCGTTTTTCGGCGTCGCCGTTTTGCTTACGTTAGCGCCGGGGCCAGACATTTTGTTCGTCATCGCCCAAAGCCTGTCCCAAGGCAAACAGGCGGGCATCGCCACCGCGCTCGGGCTGTGCACCGGACTGCTTGTCCACATCAGTGCAGCCACGCTTGGCGTCTCGGCTGTCATTTACCAATCCGCCTTGGCGTTTGCCATCGTCAAGTACGCCGGCGCCGCGTATTTGCTGTACTTGGCATGGCAGGCGTTCCGCGAAAAAGACAGCAGTCTCGCCTTTGGGCGGCAGAAGCCAATGGCATACGCCTCGCTGTACAAAAAAGGCATTGTCATGAACGTGCTCAACCCGAAAGTGTCGCTCTTCTTTTTGGCGCTCTTGCCTCAGTTCGTTGATCCGTCAGAGGGCCGCGTGCCGCAACAGATGTTGCTTCTTGGCGCCGTCTTTCTCGCTCAAGCGCTCGCCGTCTTCACCCTTGTGAGCATCGGCGCGGAAAAACTGCGCCATCTGTTGCTGTCGAACAAACGAATCGCCAAGCGGATCAATCGGCTAAAAGGCGCCCTGTTCGCCCTAATCGGCATTCAAATCGCCTTCAGCGAGCGTTCGTAG
- a CDS encoding GNAT family N-acetyltransferase → MGNIQPRRLVTASGQPIVIRTAWPEDAERVVAFVKAVAAEAPYLLTTEAEVVTTSERQKQWLQQIMDDPGKLAIVAEQEGDIIGFLDFHNGNKQRTKHQGSFGMSVKKDFRDQGIGTALLAALLDWAKENPLIEKVCLEVVADNTNAIRLYQKFGFVEEGVKKKAAKIDDGTYWDLILMARFVK, encoded by the coding sequence ATGGGAAACATCCAGCCAAGGCGGTTGGTGACGGCAAGCGGCCAACCGATTGTTATACGGACGGCATGGCCCGAGGATGCCGAGCGTGTCGTTGCGTTTGTGAAGGCGGTGGCGGCGGAAGCGCCGTATTTGCTGACGACGGAAGCGGAAGTGGTGACGACGAGCGAGCGGCAAAAACAATGGCTGCAACAAATCATGGATGATCCCGGAAAGCTGGCGATTGTCGCCGAGCAGGAAGGGGACATCATCGGGTTTTTGGATTTTCATAACGGTAATAAGCAGCGGACGAAGCACCAAGGGTCTTTCGGCATGAGCGTGAAAAAAGACTTTCGAGATCAGGGGATCGGCACGGCGTTGCTTGCAGCGCTCCTTGATTGGGCAAAAGAAAATCCTTTGATTGAAAAAGTTTGCCTCGAAGTCGTCGCTGACAACACGAACGCGATTCGATTGTATCAAAAGTTTGGATTTGTGGAAGAAGGCGTGAAGAAAAAAGCTGCAAAAATCGATGACGGGACGTATTGGGATTTGATTTTGATGGCCCGCTTTGTCAAGTAG